One region of Pogoniulus pusillus isolate bPogPus1 chromosome 19, bPogPus1.pri, whole genome shotgun sequence genomic DNA includes:
- the LOC135184137 gene encoding nyctalopin-like has translation MCRCAPEEMIHCNRAGLRALPAGIAASTVSLSLSNNYLRTLGTNTFQNLTVLHSLWLDGNNLTFLSPGTFHALGQLRELHLGRNSRLTHLHANTFRGLLNLVSLDLSHCNIFELHPLLFSHLPALQRLDLASNNMRYVPQAFQNLSSLTRLSLEGNHIEAIGRDSLKDLEALYALNLRRNRIWIIQSGAFTKLLRLGELNLGHNFVADLPNQLFEGLSQLKTMHLEANRISAVGCAFRRLLNLRSLYLNNNRISSISGSAFLDLNKLHFLHLSRNNLSSLPTGLLAGLPKLKHVLLSHNPWRCDCKMLWFWRWSAAHRGAIQGLHCAFLGPNDTLALDVLQPGDLADCAVPPQLASEDKCKVAGTSTAARTPTVPSKLILLALVSHAWGLVPWPHSDSV, from the coding sequence ATGTGCAGATGTGCTCCCGAGGAGATGATCCACTGTAACAGAGCCGGCCTGAGAGCCCTGCCCGCAGGCATAGCAGCCTCCACCGTctcgctcagcctctccaaCAACTACCTGCGGACCCTCGGCACCAACACCTTCCAGAACCTGACTGTCCTGCACAGCCTCTGGCTCGATGGCAACAACCTGACCTTCCTGTCCCCGGGGACCTTCCACGCTCTCGGCCAGCTGCGGGAGCTGCACCTCGGCAGGAACTCGCGCCTCACCCACCTGCACGCCAACACCTTCCGAGGGCTCCTGAACCTGGTCAGCCTGGACCTGTCCCACTGCAACATCTTCGAACTCCACCCCCTGCTCTTCTCACACCTGCCCGCCCTGCAGAGGCTCGACCTGGCCTCCAATAACATGCGCTACGTCCCCCAGGCCTTCCAgaacctctccagcctcaccaggctgtccctggagggcaACCACATCGAAGCCATTGGCAGGGACTCCCTGAAGGACCTGGAAGCTCTGTACGCTCTGAACCTCAGGAGGAACCGGATCTGGATCATCCAAAGCGGCGCTTTCACAAAGCTcctcaggctgggagagttaaATTTAGGACACAACTTCGTGGCTGATTTGCCTAATCAGCTTTTCGAGGGCTTGAGCCAGCTCAAGACCATGCACCTGGAAGCCAACAGAATCAGCGCCGTGGGCTGCGCCTTCAGGCGCCTCCTCAACCTGAGGAGCTTGTACCTGAACAACAACCGGATCTCCTCCATCTCAGGCTCTGCTTTCCTGGACTTAAACAAGCTGCACTTCCTTCACCTGAGCaggaacaacctcagctccctccccacggggctgctggcagggctgcccaAGCTGAAGCACGTCCTCCTGTCCCACAACCCCTGGAGATGCGACTGCAAGATGCTGTGGTTCTGGCGGTGGAGCGCTGCGCACCGGGGAGCCATCCAAGGGCTACACTGTGCCTTCCTGGGCCCTAATGACACCCTGGCCCTTGATGTTCTCCAGCCAGGGGACCTGGCAGACTGTGCAGTGCCACCTCAGCTGGCAAGCGAAGACAAGTGCAAGGTGGCTGGCACCAGCACGGCTGCCAGGACCCCCACCGTCCCCAGCAAGCTCATCCTGTTGGCGCTTGTCTCCCATGCGTGGGGTTTGGTTCCGTGGCCACACTCTGACAGTGTTTGA